The genomic region CATCTTTCGGTCCTCCAATCGAAGCAGAGGAGCAAAAAGATACTGAAGTTGAATTTTTGGGAAGTACTAATACTTTGAATACTATTGATCTTGTTGTAGGGGAAATTGATTATAAGAGGAATGATGAAACGGAGGAATTTTACGTCTCAAGAAAGAGGGAAGAATCAAGAAGACACCACGAGATTGCTAGAAAATTTGCCCAAAGGCTTGCACATGAAGTTGATTCTGAAGGAGATTTTTTGAAATCTTTTTCTAAGACAAATAAGGATGGAGCTTTAAAGaatgttgttgttgttgttgttgatgatgatgataaggcAGAAGACTCAGAAAGTCCTTTTGGTATGGCATTAGAGATGATCAAAACCCGAAATTCGAGTTCAACTGACAAAAAGAAGTACTCAAGGGGTGGATTGGAGGCGGAGTTCAAATGGGTGCCTAAGAATTATAAAGGGTCGTCCATTTCTATGGCTCGTGACGTTCCATCATTGCTGGACCTTAGTTTGCGTGCTCTTGCAAAGAATGCCGAGGCAATGGTATCGCTCGAGCATGTTCCTGATGTGCTGAGGCATAAGCTTAGTCAGTTGGTGTGTGATAATCGGAAAATGGATGCTCATTTTCTGGAACTTCTTGTTAGGGGATCACCAACAGAGATACGAGTGAATGACTGTTCAGGAGTAACTGAAGACGAATTCACCAAGATGTTTGGCTGTTGTGATACTAAGAACTTGATTGTAAGTGACGTTTGACACATGTTGTTTTATCttccattttaattgaattggcagaattttttcttttctctctccatgTTTTACAATGCAACCTTAGCATATCACCAATTGACTTGAGGGATTATTTGGTTCTATCTCTTAAGTTTTATTGGTGACTCTGTGAGCTATTTTCTTCTGAAAATTTTGCCTCAGTTATAATTTGTGAAAGTTTTAAAAGAAGGGGAAAACAATTGTAATTGAAAGATTAGAACTTGGCTTTTGGCTCTCACTATATATGACTAAGAAACCAAACTAGGACATTTAGGGTACTTTCAGAATTGGTTTTTCTAATATGTTTATGGACTATATACTTATTTAGACGTGGGCACCTGGCTGTCAGTTATTTATGATGTTTTTGGGCTCTGGAGGCAGGTTCTGCAGCTTGACTTGTGCGGATCATGTTTGCCTGATTATGTGTTACAAGGCACCTTAGCTCATTCATCAAATAGCCTTCCTGCTCTAGTTACCTTGTCTCTGGATGGTGCATATCGTTTGTCAGACAAAGGGCTAAATCTACTTGCGCTGTCTGCACCTGCTCTGCAGTCAATAAATCTGAGCCAGTGTTCCCTTCTCACATCTGCTGGCATCAACAATCTAGCTAGCTGTTTTGAATCTACCTTAAGAGAGCTATATTTAGATGAATGTCAGAATATACAAGCTATGGTTGTATTGCCTGCACTGAAAAAGCTTAAATGTCTGGAAGTGCTGTCATTGGCCGGAATTCAGACTGTTTGTGATGATTTTGTCGTTGGAATGGTTGAAGCATGTggcaaaaatatgaaagagCTTGTTTTGGCTAATTGTGTGTGAGTTCTCTGAGATTATTCTAATTGATTTAAAAGTACACATAAGGAGGTTTAACACTTTTTATGTCTGTTTGTCTAATCTAGCATCAGTTTTGGTAACATAGGTGTTTTTGAGTTGCAGGGAATTGACTGATATATCTCTCAAATTTGTGGGAAAAAATTGTTCCAGATTATGTGCCCTTGACCTCTCTTACTTGCATAACTTGACGGATTCATCAATGAGATATCTTGCCAATGGCTGTCGATCAATTACCAAACTTAAACTGTGCCGCAATGGTTTTAGGTTTCCTTTCATCCTATGCTTATCTGCTGTTCATTTCCTAGCTTCTATAGATAATGATATACTCATCATGATACCGTCACATGTTTAATTATTCTATGTTTGTCAATTATACAGTAGACACTCTTATGTAGTATACattcttttgacttttatgGAAGCAGTACCTGCAACTGACACAAATTATTTCTATATATATGACAGTGATGAAGCTATTGCAGCCTTCTTAGAAGCCTCTGGAGGTTCTCTAACTGAACTGTCCCTGAATAACATTATTTCGGTGAGATATCAAGTTATCAACATGCCTTACCTCATTAAGCTTTTGCCTTTTGCTTTTGTCTGCACCAAAATACCAATTATCCGGCAATGATTGTTGAATGATTCCCAAATCTGCTGTCTGACTCACTTTTTTGTGCTTGAAAGCCAAATGATTTCATTCTATGACATTGATGTTGCATGTGTTGGCTACTTCAGCTTCTTACATTCAATATTGCAAGCATGTAGTAATTGGTAAACTAACTCAAGGCGGTGAACAATTATAACAGGTGGGGCTGAACACTGCATTGTCACTTTCCAAATGTTCAAGAAAATTGTTCAGTTTGGACCTATCATGGTGCCGCAATTTAACAGATGAGGCACTGGGACTGATTGTTGATAGTTGCCTGTTACTGAGGCTGTTAAAACTCTTTGGATGTACACAGGTACACTTGCcaagctctctctctctctctctctctaattaAAAGGCATCCTGTCCATGCATAATTGCTGCTTCAGGTGATGATTTATATAAAACCCAATAGTTATCCCTGTCAATGCATGCACAtgcaattttcaaaatagaaaTGCTTATTTCTCCTCATGTTTCACTGACCTAAACTGCAACAAAGAGTAAATGCAAATTTAAATACATAGAAAAGCATCTTGCAGTTGATGCCAGCTGTTGTGTTTCTGATCTGGGACCTTTTTGTGTTTGATGCAGATTACAGAAGTGTTTTTAGGTGGGCATTCAAATGCCCAGGTGCAGATCATTGGACTGAAAATGACAACAGTATTAAAACATCTCAATATGCTTGAACCCCAAGAAGCTCCATTGCGCTATTCACCTATCAGTAGTTTATGATGAATGGTAGA from Theobroma cacao cultivar B97-61/B2 chromosome 9, Criollo_cocoa_genome_V2, whole genome shotgun sequence harbors:
- the LOC18588153 gene encoding uncharacterized protein LOC18588153, which encodes MGDVGFFEKTDSGENEGILGGSEENSKKENEEETAVFSRQQEATFNLDLNLQPVEEDFGNTFLGFDLGFPEKHADDSTNSKSLVFGVDLRRMERYPDVEIVGSPSKKRRFSVEEKGKAKLDGFDEEEEKLNLDLDLGLTQIGIDKAISSFGPPIEAEEQKDTEVEFLGSTNTLNTIDLVVGEIDYKRNDETEEFYVSRKREESRRHHEIARKFAQRLAHEVDSEGDFLKSFSKTNKDGALKNVVVVVVDDDDKAEDSESPFGMALEMIKTRNSSSTDKKKYSRGGLEAEFKWVPKNYKGSSISMARDVPSLLDLSLRALAKNAEAMVSLEHVPDVLRHKLSQLVCDNRKMDAHFLELLVRGSPTEIRVNDCSGVTEDEFTKMFGCCDTKNLIVLQLDLCGSCLPDYVLQGTLAHSSNSLPALVTLSLDGAYRLSDKGLNLLALSAPALQSINLSQCSLLTSAGINNLASCFESTLRELYLDECQNIQAMVVLPALKKLKCLEVLSLAGIQTVCDDFVVGMVEACGKNMKELVLANCVELTDISLKFVGKNCSRLCALDLSYLHNLTDSSMRYLANGCRSITKLKLCRNGFSDEAIAAFLEASGGSLTELSLNNIISVGLNTALSLSKCSRKLFSLDLSWCRNLTDEALGLIVDSCLLLRLLKLFGCTQITEVFLGGHSNAQVQIIGLKMTTVLKHLNMLEPQEAPLRYSPISSL